The following proteins are co-located in the Spirosoma montaniterrae genome:
- a CDS encoding TonB-dependent receptor plug domain-containing protein has protein sequence MRFIPRKTALSILFTTALLSLAFTLSDDAFISQLVEKFKAYHQQRPLEKTYLHTDRDTYLTGETIWLKGYLFSGNTHNADTISRVLHVDLVDVAAKRVRLRIQLKATNSYAPGQLALPDTLPAGTYQLRAYTNYMRNEPDAYFFTKTLAILKPDGQLTPTARAASSKPDVQFLPEGGQLVEGIDGRVAFKAVDQTGRSVPIEGFVLGAQNDTVVGFSAMHQGMGYFSVKPENGQTYKVFARVPGGAFAPYPLPAIQPLGVTMQVDNLSNKDNIRVYVRHNKTSNDPAAMFTLLAQTRGQVVQAAKVSLAKKTAVVLLPRADFPEGITQLTLFDETNKPVCERLAFIDKKDQIAIALTTSKTTYASRERVDLTLTTTDADGKPVPANLSLAAVDARLAPQLDTNAATITSHLLLSSDLVGTIEQPGYYFNPANTDRFAKLDLLLMTQGWRRFAWTDVLAETPAVTKYPVERGLTLSGRVLRPSQKGVNGKVNLTFIVAQRDSAGNYSNRDFLMGETDEQGNYAAYDLNFTDSTTVLVQATKGKGNRDLSITLDQLLMPTVTIVQPPYNPLEFGRDELAEFIKRTNEYMEIERQIRRNREVLLESVTVRAKKYQAPDTRKIYSNADATVKFDQNNTAGRMNILEVIQGRVAGVQVTGSGMNVSVNIRGAANFGGAVGPLFVLDGTPMDLQGILSIPPTDVDQVDVLKGPSAAIYGSQAAGGVISILTKRGSPNYDLTKEAAPGVLVAKLAGYAPVREFYAPRYDAKKPEHIRPDYRATLFWSPMIQTDEQGKATVSFYTSDNKTDIRLQAEGATFSGMPGMGRRTLAVK, from the coding sequence ATGCGCTTTATTCCACGGAAAACAGCCCTTTCCATTCTGTTCACAACCGCATTGCTGAGTCTGGCGTTTACGCTCAGCGACGATGCATTTATAAGCCAACTGGTCGAGAAATTCAAAGCCTACCATCAACAGCGACCCCTCGAAAAAACGTATCTGCACACCGACCGCGATACGTATCTGACCGGAGAAACCATCTGGCTGAAAGGCTACCTCTTCAGCGGCAATACCCACAATGCCGATACCATCAGCCGCGTACTACACGTCGATCTGGTAGATGTGGCGGCCAAACGCGTTCGGCTGCGGATACAACTGAAAGCCACCAACAGCTATGCCCCCGGCCAGCTCGCCCTGCCCGATACACTACCCGCCGGAACGTATCAACTGCGGGCCTACACTAATTATATGCGTAATGAACCCGACGCGTATTTTTTCACGAAAACGCTTGCGATTCTCAAGCCAGATGGGCAACTGACGCCAACGGCCCGCGCTGCGAGTAGCAAACCCGATGTTCAGTTTTTGCCCGAAGGCGGACAATTGGTTGAAGGCATCGATGGGCGCGTGGCGTTCAAAGCCGTTGACCAAACGGGCCGAAGCGTACCCATTGAAGGGTTTGTGCTGGGCGCGCAGAACGATACTGTTGTGGGCTTTTCGGCCATGCATCAGGGTATGGGGTACTTCTCGGTCAAACCCGAAAACGGCCAAACCTACAAGGTTTTTGCGCGGGTGCCGGGCGGTGCGTTCGCGCCTTATCCGCTGCCTGCCATTCAGCCATTGGGCGTTACCATGCAGGTCGATAATCTGTCGAATAAAGACAACATTCGGGTGTATGTCCGTCATAATAAAACCAGCAACGACCCGGCGGCAATGTTTACGCTGCTGGCTCAAACGCGTGGGCAGGTAGTTCAGGCCGCCAAGGTCTCGCTGGCGAAGAAAACAGCAGTGGTGCTGCTGCCCCGCGCCGACTTCCCGGAAGGCATTACCCAACTGACGCTGTTCGACGAAACGAACAAACCCGTTTGCGAACGACTGGCGTTCATCGACAAAAAAGATCAGATTGCCATTGCGCTAACAACCAGCAAAACCACCTACGCCAGCCGCGAACGTGTTGACCTGACGTTGACCACGACCGACGCCGACGGCAAACCCGTACCCGCCAATCTCTCGCTGGCGGCTGTGGATGCCCGCCTGGCTCCGCAACTCGATACCAACGCGGCTACCATCACGTCGCACCTGTTGCTGTCGTCCGATCTGGTCGGCACCATCGAACAACCCGGCTACTATTTCAACCCGGCCAATACCGACCGCTTCGCCAAACTCGATTTGTTGCTGATGACGCAGGGCTGGCGACGCTTTGCCTGGACCGACGTGCTGGCTGAAACCCCTGCCGTTACCAAATATCCCGTCGAACGTGGCCTGACGCTGTCGGGCCGGGTGCTGCGACCGAGCCAGAAAGGCGTAAACGGCAAAGTAAACCTAACGTTTATTGTGGCCCAGCGCGACAGTGCCGGTAACTACAGCAATCGTGATTTTCTGATGGGCGAAACCGACGAGCAAGGCAACTACGCAGCGTATGATCTTAACTTTACCGACTCAACAACCGTGTTGGTGCAGGCTACGAAAGGTAAAGGAAATCGTGACCTGAGCATTACGCTCGATCAGTTGCTGATGCCAACCGTAACCATTGTGCAGCCGCCCTACAACCCGCTCGAATTTGGACGCGACGAACTGGCCGAGTTCATCAAGCGCACCAACGAGTATATGGAAATTGAACGGCAGATTCGGCGCAACCGCGAGGTACTGCTGGAGAGCGTGACTGTACGGGCCAAAAAATACCAGGCTCCCGACACCCGCAAAATTTACAGCAACGCCGACGCCACGGTGAAGTTCGACCAGAACAATACCGCCGGGCGTATGAATATTCTGGAGGTGATTCAGGGGCGCGTGGCCGGGGTGCAGGTAACGGGTTCGGGCATGAATGTGTCGGTAAACATTCGGGGGGCGGCCAATTTTGGCGGGGCCGTCGGGCCGCTGTTTGTGCTTGATGGCACACCGATGGATTTGCAGGGAATACTATCGATTCCGCCGACGGACGTCGATCAGGTCGATGTGCTGAAAGGACCGTCGGCAGCCATTTATGGGTCGCAGGCGGCTGGGGGCGTCATCTCGATTCTGACCAAACGCGGCTCGCCCAATTACGACCTCACCAAAGAAGCCGCGCCCGGTGTGCTGGTGGCTAAACTGGCCGGTTACGCGCCCGTGCGCGAGTTTTACGCCCCGCGCTACGACGCAAAAAAGCCCGAACACATAAGACCGGATTACCGCGCAACGCTATTCTGGAGTCCGATGATTCAAACCGACGAGCAGGGTAAAGCAACCGTATCATTCTACACGTCGGACAACAAAACGGATATTCGCCTGCAAGCTGAAGGTGCTACGTTCAGTGGAATGCCGGGTATGGGCCGACGCACGCTGGCCGTTAAGTAA
- a CDS encoding SMP-30/gluconolactonase/LRE family protein, whose product MKPFLLSLSIIAASALHQAVAQSPFPTIGQIVRVDAKLDKLIPADAKIEVLASGFTWSEGPVWVKNGNYLLFSDVPENTVYKWTEKEGIKPFLKPSGYTGVGNYSQEPGSNGLTIDAQGRLISCEHGDRRISALPLDGSGGKRTLADHYNGKRFNSPNDVVAHPNGSYYFTDPPYGLPNREKEVPETGVYGVYRIAPNGTISLAVPDLTRPNGVALSPDGKTLYVAQSDWQNPVIMAYPIQADGSVGKGQLIFGAENLKKQNLKGGFDGLKTDRDGNIWTTGPGGILVLSATGDFLGHIKTGVATANCAWGDDGTTLYITADMYLCRVKTTARGW is encoded by the coding sequence ATGAAACCTTTCCTTCTTTCGCTGTCTATTATAGCAGCATCTGCACTGCATCAGGCGGTGGCTCAGTCGCCTTTCCCAACTATCGGCCAGATTGTTCGGGTTGATGCCAAGTTGGATAAACTTATTCCGGCTGATGCCAAAATTGAGGTTCTTGCCAGTGGCTTTACCTGGTCGGAAGGGCCGGTCTGGGTAAAAAATGGTAACTACCTGCTGTTTTCCGACGTGCCGGAGAATACTGTTTACAAATGGACTGAGAAAGAAGGTATCAAGCCGTTTCTGAAACCATCGGGCTATACGGGCGTGGGTAATTACAGTCAGGAACCCGGCTCCAACGGCCTGACCATCGATGCACAGGGACGGCTCATTTCGTGCGAACACGGCGACCGGCGCATCTCGGCCCTGCCCCTCGATGGTAGCGGAGGCAAACGCACACTGGCCGATCACTACAACGGCAAACGCTTCAACAGCCCCAACGACGTGGTAGCGCACCCAAATGGCAGCTATTACTTCACCGATCCGCCCTACGGCCTGCCCAATCGCGAAAAAGAAGTGCCTGAAACGGGCGTGTACGGCGTGTATCGCATTGCGCCCAACGGCACCATTTCACTGGCCGTTCCTGACCTGACCCGCCCGAACGGCGTGGCCCTCTCGCCCGATGGCAAAACCCTGTACGTAGCCCAGTCTGACTGGCAGAATCCGGTAATTATGGCCTATCCGATTCAGGCTGATGGTTCAGTTGGGAAAGGCCAGCTGATTTTTGGGGCTGAAAACCTGAAAAAACAAAATCTGAAAGGCGGTTTCGATGGGCTGAAAACCGACCGCGACGGTAACATCTGGACTACTGGCCCCGGCGGTATACTGGTGCTGTCGGCGACGGGCGATTTTCTGGGGCATATCAAAACTGGCGTTGCCACCGCCAACTGCGCCTGGGGCGACGATGGCACTACGCTCTACATCACTGCCGATATGTATTTGTGCCGGGTGAAAACCACAGCCCGAGGCTGGTAG
- a CDS encoding penicillin-binding transpeptidase domain-containing protein translates to MVENRKWVIIGVFCLVGLIYLARLFHLQVLDDTYSLGASKNSIKRVVEIPYRGQIYDRNSKLIVYNTPVYDLYVTPKQVRIPDTTAFCRMMDISQSDFDSIMGIAKNYSPVKPSLFMRQLSKEDFARIQDALVDYRGFEPVISSMRTYPAHTLANALGYVSEISKKQIDEQETPYYRQGDYVGHNGLEEQYEEQLRGRRGVKFMMQNVRGVNKGSWKNGAFDTLAVAGQNLITGIDVEVQRYADSLMVNKVGAVVAVEPSTGEILVSVSAPTYDPNLLSSRFFSKNYRALVKNPYKPLINRPIMASYRPGSTFKLIQALIAQQQGSLFPSTFYGHGGSPMRCHCRGGNTLRGAVTNSCNPYFYNVFRKFIYHNGQPNTFRASATGLQQWHSMVEKFGIGQKLGVDMPSELKGNLPTVNYYDKVYGGELRWKFSNVYSLSIGEGELLISPLKLVNLAATIANRGWYITPHYIKGFGKAGVGIPNEYKVRHETGVDYKYYLPVIDGMRGAVAHGTVTPLANIAGIDLCGKTGTSQNAKFGHKYDHSIFIGFAPMNNPKIAVAVFVENAGWGGVAAASVAALVAERYLKRKTEAKVLEAKVLAANYLPPASQLAKPKPKAPKKDTTRPPDELPKPAPAKPLMTATRPKSVTIVAVSGN, encoded by the coding sequence ATGGTAGAGAATCGGAAGTGGGTTATTATTGGCGTTTTTTGCTTGGTTGGGCTGATTTATCTGGCCCGGCTATTTCATCTACAGGTGCTCGACGACACCTATTCACTCGGTGCGTCGAAAAACTCCATCAAGCGGGTTGTTGAAATTCCGTATCGCGGCCAGATTTACGACCGCAACAGTAAGCTGATTGTTTACAACACGCCCGTTTACGATCTGTATGTAACGCCGAAACAGGTACGCATCCCCGACACAACGGCGTTTTGCCGGATGATGGACATCAGCCAGTCGGATTTCGACAGTATCATGGGCATTGCCAAAAACTACTCGCCCGTGAAGCCGTCGCTGTTTATGCGGCAACTCTCGAAAGAAGATTTTGCCCGTATTCAGGACGCATTAGTCGATTATCGGGGCTTCGAGCCGGTCATTAGTTCCATGCGTACCTATCCGGCCCATACGCTCGCCAATGCGCTGGGTTATGTCAGCGAAATCAGTAAAAAACAGATCGATGAACAGGAAACGCCTTACTACCGGCAAGGCGATTACGTGGGTCATAACGGGCTGGAAGAGCAGTATGAAGAGCAGTTGCGTGGTCGGCGGGGCGTTAAGTTTATGATGCAGAATGTGCGGGGCGTTAACAAAGGCTCGTGGAAAAATGGAGCCTTTGACACACTCGCCGTGGCCGGGCAGAACCTGATTACGGGTATCGACGTGGAGGTTCAACGCTATGCTGACAGCCTGATGGTCAACAAGGTAGGGGCTGTAGTGGCCGTTGAGCCATCGACCGGCGAGATTCTGGTGTCGGTATCGGCCCCAACGTATGACCCCAATCTGCTATCGAGCCGGTTTTTCTCGAAAAATTATCGGGCATTGGTCAAAAATCCGTACAAGCCGCTGATTAACCGCCCGATTATGGCGAGTTACCGGCCCGGCAGCACGTTCAAGCTGATTCAGGCTTTGATTGCCCAGCAGCAGGGATCGCTGTTTCCGAGTACATTCTACGGCCACGGCGGTTCGCCGATGCGGTGCCACTGCCGGGGTGGCAATACACTGCGCGGGGCCGTTACCAACTCCTGCAACCCGTATTTCTACAACGTCTTTCGGAAGTTTATTTACCATAACGGGCAACCAAATACGTTCAGGGCGTCGGCAACGGGGCTGCAACAGTGGCACAGCATGGTCGAGAAGTTTGGCATTGGTCAGAAACTCGGCGTTGACATGCCCAGCGAACTCAAAGGCAATCTGCCCACGGTGAATTATTACGACAAAGTGTATGGGGGCGAACTGCGCTGGAAATTCTCGAACGTGTATTCGCTCAGCATCGGCGAGGGCGAACTGCTCATCAGCCCGCTCAAATTAGTCAACTTAGCCGCTACCATTGCCAACCGGGGCTGGTACATCACACCCCACTACATCAAAGGCTTTGGCAAGGCGGGCGTAGGCATACCCAATGAATACAAAGTCCGTCACGAAACGGGTGTCGACTATAAATATTACCTGCCCGTAATCGACGGAATGCGCGGTGCCGTGGCGCATGGCACCGTGACGCCCTTAGCCAACATTGCCGGTATCGACCTGTGCGGCAAAACCGGTACGTCGCAAAACGCCAAGTTCGGCCACAAGTACGACCATTCGATTTTCATTGGGTTTGCCCCGATGAACAATCCCAAAATAGCGGTAGCCGTATTTGTTGAAAATGCCGGTTGGGGTGGGGTAGCGGCTGCGTCGGTGGCAGCTTTGGTGGCCGAGCGATACCTGAAACGTAAAACCGAAGCTAAAGTTCTGGAAGCCAAAGTGCTGGCCGCAAACTACCTGCCGCCTGCCAGCCAACTGGCAAAGCCCAAACCAAAGGCTCCGAAAAAAGATACCACCCGCCCGCCCGACGAACTGCCCAAACCCGCACCCGCCAAGCCGTTGATGACAGCCACGCGCCCGAAATCAGTAACAATAGTTGCCGTTAGTGGAAACTGA
- the rodA gene encoding rod shape-determining protein RodA, translated as MSRSNDPFSQNIDWLTLVLYLGCVTMGWLNVYAAVYSPEDHTSLFDMTTNAGKQMMWIGTTVILVICILVLNHKFFDSFAYLFYAFMILMLLLVLVAGTNINGSRSWFRFGAFQIQPAEFAKVATALALAKYVDNPGINLAKQKDLMYIGGIIVLPCILILASNETGSTLVFASFVIMLYREGLPGWIPALGLTVAALFVLALIFPPLYIFAGIVALMAVIVLLMPRYNRTVSNFISMGLIVGGMMVVVLGVDFFVNHVLQKHQRNRIKVLVDPTIDPLGVGWNVTQAKIAIGSGRLQGKGFLEGTQTKFDFVPEQSTDFIFCTIGEEHGFIGSAIVIALFVGLLSRIVILAEKQRSKFARVYGYCVAGIIFFHVMVNIGMTIGLMPVIGIPLPFFSYGGSSLWSFSILLFIFLKLDSRRTALMRR; from the coding sequence ATGTCTCGCTCAAACGATCCTTTTTCGCAGAATATCGACTGGCTTACGCTGGTGCTTTACCTCGGTTGCGTAACGATGGGGTGGCTCAACGTATATGCCGCCGTATATAGCCCCGAAGATCATACCAGCCTGTTCGACATGACCACCAACGCCGGGAAGCAAATGATGTGGATTGGCACAACGGTCATTCTGGTCATTTGCATTCTGGTGCTCAACCATAAGTTTTTCGATTCATTTGCGTACCTGTTTTACGCCTTTATGATTCTGATGCTATTGCTGGTACTCGTAGCCGGTACGAACATCAACGGGTCGCGGTCGTGGTTCAGGTTCGGCGCGTTTCAGATTCAACCCGCCGAGTTTGCCAAGGTTGCTACGGCTCTCGCGTTGGCAAAATACGTAGACAATCCGGGTATTAACCTCGCAAAGCAGAAAGATTTGATGTATATCGGCGGTATCATTGTGCTGCCGTGTATTCTGATTCTGGCCTCGAACGAAACGGGTTCTACGCTCGTTTTTGCCTCGTTCGTTATTATGCTGTACCGCGAAGGGCTACCCGGCTGGATTCCTGCTTTGGGCCTTACGGTGGCCGCGCTGTTTGTGCTGGCTCTCATTTTTCCTCCACTCTATATCTTCGCCGGTATTGTGGCTCTGATGGCGGTTATTGTGCTGCTGATGCCGCGCTACAACCGCACCGTCAGCAATTTTATTTCGATGGGCCTGATCGTAGGGGGTATGATGGTGGTAGTGCTGGGCGTCGATTTCTTCGTGAATCACGTACTGCAAAAACACCAGCGCAACCGCATCAAAGTACTGGTCGACCCCACCATCGACCCGCTCGGCGTGGGCTGGAACGTGACACAGGCCAAAATTGCCATCGGCTCCGGGCGGTTGCAGGGCAAGGGATTTCTGGAAGGCACCCAAACCAAATTCGACTTCGTACCCGAACAAAGCACCGACTTTATTTTCTGCACCATTGGTGAAGAACACGGCTTCATTGGCAGTGCAATCGTGATTGCGCTGTTTGTTGGGCTGTTGTCGCGGATTGTGATTCTGGCCGAGAAGCAGCGCAGCAAGTTTGCGCGGGTTTATGGCTACTGCGTGGCCGGCATTATTTTCTTCCACGTCATGGTAAATATCGGCATGACCATCGGGCTGATGCCCGTAATTGGTATTCCGCTGCCATTTTTCAGCTACGGCGGCTCGTCGCTCTGGTCGTTTTCGATACTGCTGTTCATCTTCCTCAAACTCGACTCACGCCGAACGGCTCTGATGCGGAGGTGA
- a CDS encoding transketolase family protein — protein MAENNDNESGDASLRDAFGHTLLELGHRHDNLIFLDADLHTSTKATGFKKRFPDRFVQVGIAEQNLFGMAAGLALEGFTSMPSTFAAFAARRALDQLAISICFPKLNVKIPGSYCGIPTSRAGASHNCIEDLAVMRSLPNLLVADPGSNADLRAVMHTAMNTPGPVYFRVTRYAVPELFGPDHEFVWGRGETLREGADVTLFGTGIMTWFCLDAADQLAREGIDAEVIHLASVKPIDRTLIVQSLSKTGCAVTAENASIYGGLGDAVSEVLTDEWPAPVQRIGVRDKFVESGGIDELFARHLMTPTDIAKAARLALSRKVRREVLI, from the coding sequence ATGGCGGAGAATAACGACAACGAATCGGGCGACGCTTCGCTGCGCGACGCCTTCGGGCACACGCTGCTCGAACTGGGCCACCGGCACGACAATCTGATTTTTTTAGATGCCGACCTGCATACGTCCACCAAAGCCACTGGTTTTAAAAAACGCTTTCCCGACCGGTTTGTGCAGGTAGGTATTGCCGAACAAAACCTGTTTGGCATGGCCGCCGGGCTGGCCCTCGAAGGCTTCACGAGCATGCCATCGACCTTCGCGGCTTTTGCGGCCCGGCGTGCCCTCGATCAGTTGGCTATTTCGATTTGCTTCCCCAAACTGAACGTCAAAATTCCCGGTTCGTACTGCGGCATTCCGACGAGCCGGGCTGGGGCTTCGCACAATTGCATCGAAGATTTGGCCGTGATGCGTTCGCTACCCAACCTGCTCGTGGCCGACCCCGGCTCCAACGCCGACCTGCGGGCCGTGATGCATACGGCCATGAATACGCCCGGCCCGGTCTATTTCCGCGTCACGCGCTATGCCGTGCCGGAACTGTTCGGGCCTGACCACGAGTTTGTCTGGGGCCGGGGCGAAACCCTGCGCGAAGGAGCCGACGTAACGCTGTTTGGCACCGGTATTATGACCTGGTTTTGTTTGGATGCCGCCGACCAACTGGCCCGCGAAGGCATCGACGCTGAGGTGATTCATCTGGCGTCGGTCAAACCCATCGACCGGACGTTGATTGTGCAGTCGCTAAGCAAAACGGGTTGCGCCGTCACTGCCGAGAATGCCAGCATTTACGGCGGCCTGGGCGACGCCGTTAGCGAAGTGTTGACCGACGAATGGCCTGCACCGGTTCAGCGCATCGGCGTTCGAGACAAGTTTGTGGAAAGTGGCGGCATCGACGAATTGTTTGCGCGGCACCTGATGACCCCCACCGACATTGCCAAAGCCGCCCGCCTGGCCCTGAGCAGAAAGGTCAGGCGTGAAGTACTAATCTGA
- a CDS encoding transketolase, with amino-acid sequence MHLSSQQQQDLAFQAYQIRRLSLEMIAFSQWGHIGGSFSMAELLAVLYFHEMTLDPQRPHLPTRDRLILSKAHGSPALYAALALRGFMPTERIYTYCEPDGLEGHTHIDSAPGIENSGGPLGMGLSVAVGMAMGLRKKENPRSRVFCVLGDGECNEGNVWEAAMSAAHYHLDNLIAIVDYNKAMAKGFVWDLMSIEPFADKWRAFGWQVLEIDGHDLDAVASALHQARWLMPNGKPIVIIAHTVKGKGIEQAEFNYKWHTHAPDPDTADAMLREVSRTYGYPEEGYSRLTKQFQKDVFYGGE; translated from the coding sequence ATGCATTTATCCTCACAACAACAGCAAGACCTGGCTTTTCAGGCATATCAGATTCGTCGGTTATCGCTGGAAATGATTGCCTTTAGCCAGTGGGGGCATATCGGCGGTTCGTTTTCGATGGCCGAACTGCTGGCTGTGCTGTATTTCCACGAGATGACGCTCGACCCGCAACGGCCCCACTTGCCCACCCGCGACCGGCTGATTCTGTCGAAAGCGCACGGTTCGCCGGCTCTGTATGCGGCTTTGGCCCTGCGCGGGTTCATGCCTACCGAGCGCATTTATACGTACTGCGAACCCGACGGGCTGGAAGGCCACACGCATATCGACTCGGCACCGGGCATCGAGAATTCTGGTGGGCCGCTGGGCATGGGCCTATCGGTGGCTGTGGGTATGGCGATGGGGTTGCGCAAAAAAGAAAATCCGCGCTCGCGGGTGTTTTGTGTGCTGGGCGATGGCGAATGCAACGAGGGCAACGTCTGGGAAGCGGCCATGTCGGCGGCTCATTACCACTTAGATAATCTGATTGCCATAGTCGATTATAACAAAGCGATGGCAAAGGGATTTGTCTGGGATTTGATGAGCATTGAACCCTTTGCCGACAAATGGCGGGCATTTGGCTGGCAGGTGCTGGAAATCGACGGGCACGACCTCGACGCCGTGGCTTCGGCCCTGCATCAGGCACGCTGGCTCATGCCCAACGGCAAACCAATTGTCATTATCGCCCATACCGTAAAAGGCAAAGGCATCGAGCAGGCCGAGTTCAACTACAAATGGCACACGCACGCGCCCGACCCCGATACCGCCGATGCCATGCTGCGCGAGGTGTCAAGAACCTACGGGTATCCCGAAGAAGGCTATAGTCGACTAACGAAACAATTCCAAAAAGACGTTTTTTATGGCGGAGAATAA
- a CDS encoding MFS transporter: protein MFTPYTVPTATITTPPGWFTRTRHWWILATLFGATFLNYFDRQTLSVAIEPISREFGLTTADRGTLLAAFVYAYACAHLFIGFIIDRVQNIRRFFAVMVVGWSVCTVLVGLTTNSTQILWLRYALGVFEAANFPLCLLLIARLFPARQRSLAAGIFNSGAVLATLTAPKLVIYFSTEFNWRYSFYVTGGLGLVWLVFWLLVYRNPTPGPSPVGRGENHPGPAPLPIGEGPGVGFVGSLFRLPAFWLITFIGIGLLPGWYFMSQWLPTYLTQRWNVAYNQSLGDRLTLVYLVQDVGLWVGGGLVWWLSKRMNVLAARKSVIVGAYVLMMAIVLLPQAETIGSTLAILCVYVFGLAAWQANQQAFKQDVLPGRVATVAALVGFAETLSSAFLVQKVGQVAQETGGFNAIFWLLAGCFTVAIVAVLCLQKKWILTNG, encoded by the coding sequence ATGTTTACGCCCTATACCGTGCCAACTGCTACAATTACTACTCCGCCGGGCTGGTTTACGCGTACCCGCCACTGGTGGATTCTGGCAACGCTGTTCGGTGCTACGTTCTTAAACTATTTCGACCGGCAAACGCTTAGTGTTGCCATCGAACCGATTAGCCGCGAATTTGGCCTGACCACCGCCGACCGGGGTACGTTGCTGGCGGCTTTCGTGTATGCGTATGCGTGCGCCCACCTGTTCATTGGCTTTATCATCGACCGAGTCCAGAATATTCGCCGATTTTTCGCGGTGATGGTCGTTGGCTGGAGTGTATGTACGGTGCTGGTTGGCTTAACCACTAACTCCACGCAGATTCTGTGGCTTCGCTACGCGCTGGGTGTGTTTGAAGCGGCCAATTTTCCGCTTTGTCTGCTACTGATTGCCCGGCTGTTTCCGGCCCGTCAGCGGAGTTTAGCTGCCGGTATTTTCAACAGCGGGGCTGTATTGGCAACGCTGACGGCCCCCAAATTAGTCATTTACTTCTCGACCGAGTTCAACTGGCGATACAGCTTTTACGTCACTGGTGGGCTGGGTCTGGTATGGCTCGTGTTTTGGTTGCTGGTGTATCGAAACCCCACCCCCGGCCCCTCCCCAGTAGGGAGGGGAGAAAACCATCCGGGTCCTGCTCCCCTCCCTATTGGGGAGGGGCCGGGGGTGGGGTTTGTGGGGTCACTTTTTCGACTGCCCGCTTTCTGGCTGATTACGTTTATTGGTATCGGGTTGTTGCCGGGCTGGTATTTTATGTCGCAGTGGTTGCCAACCTACCTGACCCAACGCTGGAACGTGGCCTACAACCAATCATTGGGCGACCGGCTTACGCTGGTTTATCTTGTACAGGACGTGGGCCTGTGGGTTGGCGGGGGGCTTGTGTGGTGGTTGAGCAAGCGCATGAATGTGCTGGCGGCCCGTAAAAGCGTGATTGTTGGTGCTTACGTACTGATGATGGCAATTGTGCTGCTGCCACAGGCTGAAACCATTGGCAGTACGCTGGCAATTCTGTGCGTATATGTGTTTGGTCTGGCAGCCTGGCAGGCTAACCAACAGGCGTTTAAGCAGGACGTACTGCCGGGTCGGGTGGCAACGGTAGCCGCGCTGGTAGGCTTTGCCGAAACGCTGTCGAGCGCGTTTCTGGTGCAGAAAGTGGGGCAGGTGGCGCAGGAGACGGGCGGATTCAACGCTATTTTCTGGTTGCTGGCCGGGTGCTTTACAGTGGCGATAGTGGCCGTGCTATGTTTACAAAAAAAGTGGATTCTAACGAATGGTTGA
- a CDS encoding aspartate/glutamate racemase family protein yields MISLFSEYMRLTGTPTLGSEPSGDPALVGKKLGVVNGSNWVSLWSTYFGRTVLPGVKIVQVGNEGVQLNFMDAHHRGDTCPPQLNIDLTIRYAKDLIDLVGVDAILLSCSTMNRAAPAVREALAPLGVPVVQIDEAMMEEAVQTGTAPADRTERVRDGKILVVATHGPTVASTQALLQETADRMGKSVQFAGATVEDAFHLLGDGRIEEHNELIANVIREAQQHDSIDVVVLAQLSMSVFCFSYPDPIAAFGIPVLNSGETGFRRVGDVLNS; encoded by the coding sequence ATGATTTCTCTCTTCAGCGAATACATGCGCCTGACAGGTACGCCGACGCTCGGTAGCGAGCCGTCGGGAGACCCGGCATTGGTCGGTAAGAAACTCGGCGTAGTCAACGGGTCGAACTGGGTTAGTTTATGGTCTACGTATTTCGGGCGAACGGTGCTGCCGGGGGTGAAAATCGTGCAGGTGGGCAATGAGGGCGTTCAACTTAACTTTATGGATGCCCACCACCGGGGCGATACCTGCCCACCCCAATTGAACATCGACCTGACCATCCGCTACGCCAAAGACCTTATTGATCTGGTGGGCGTCGATGCCATCTTACTGTCGTGTTCAACCATGAATCGGGCGGCTCCGGCAGTTCGCGAAGCACTGGCTCCGCTGGGCGTGCCGGTGGTGCAGATTGACGAAGCCATGATGGAAGAAGCCGTGCAAACCGGTACCGCACCGGCGGACCGGACGGAGCGGGTTCGTGATGGAAAAATTCTGGTTGTAGCCACGCACGGTCCAACGGTGGCAAGTACGCAGGCTCTCCTTCAGGAAACAGCCGACCGTATGGGCAAGTCCGTTCAGTTTGCCGGAGCCACGGTAGAAGACGCCTTTCACCTGCTTGGCGACGGGCGTATCGAAGAGCACAATGAACTTATTGCCAACGTCATACGCGAAGCCCAGCAACACGATTCCATCGACGTAGTGGTGCTGGCGCAATTGTCGATGAGCGTGTTTTGCTTTTCGTATCCCGACCCGATAGCCGCGTTCGGCATACCCGTGCTGAACAGTGGCGAAACGGGCTTTCGGCGGGTAGGTGACGTATTAAACTCCTAA